GAACAACAAGACACTTCTTCATTCGATACACTTTCGCGTGAGGTTAAGCCGATCAAAGCCGACGAATTTCAAACACCGCAACCCAACGCACCCGCCGTAGCGAGTGCGAATGATTGCCGACAATCCTAGTTTACTAGAACTCTTCACTGATAACTTCCGCATTGGCTCGCGTGCCAAGTGCTCCCCAGAGGCCGTACGGACTTGCCGAACCGGGACTGCGGGCGTCCGAGCCTTTCAACCAGACAGCTCCCGCTCTCGAATTCCCAGCTTCAATCGAATCAGTGATAAACTTCACCGCACCATCGCCCATCAGGACATGGCAACCGCCCTGGTGACGGCTCGACGGTGGGAAATTCCCAGTCTCACCATTCCCGGCGTCGCAGAGTGGCTTGTTCGGCGGCAGGACCGTTTGCATCATGCCGTAAACGTCATGAAAATCAGCCCAACGATACCCGCGGCCATATGTCGTCGATGTTGAAGCAACACTCCAAAACGTTGGCCGAGTCGGATCAATCCAACCGGCTTGGTCGATGCAATAACTTGGATTGTCTCGCATCTGGCCATCGCTTGGCTTGCCGGACCCCTGCGCAATCGTACGACTGTCGCCATCACCCAGGTCGGTCGCAATTTCACCCATTGCGATCGTATTGGACAAACCGTCAAGGATATCCCGGAACTTCATTTTCTTGTGGGCAACGAAGAACCCACGATTCGAAGCTCTCGCGTCCTCACGTGACCCCTGCCAGTTGCCACCACTCGTGGCGACGTCATTGTCCTTTGCATCAAAGATGCCATTATTGATCGCATAGAGGCTGTCGCCCATGCAAGAGGCGTAATTGGTTCGGCCCATCGCAGGTAGCCCCGTGCCTGGGTCACTCGGGCAACGCAGCCCTGGGAAGGTGGTCACCCAGGGGTCGTACTGGACGTGGCGAGGCGCTGGCCCCATTGGCGGATAATCGGCAACTTCACTATTCCACGGATGCCCTGGGATCAAGTAGGTCAATCCAGCCGAACCGTCGTTCTCATATGGATTCGAGATCACTTCCCAAATTGCCTGTTGTTCCATAAACGGCATCAAACCAACCATGGCACTTAGCGAATCGCGATTGCAAAACGGAGCGTTCCGATTGTGCTTTTGGTTATCATTCGCCCCAGCCGACGTGCCGCCACCATGCAAAGGCAGTTGCTTGTACGCAGAATGATAGTTGTGCATCGACAACCCGACCTGCTTGAAGTTGTTGCTGCAACTCATTCGGCGAGCAGCTTCCCGTGCGGCTTGCACAGCCGGCAACAGCAAACCAACAAGAACCCCAATGATCGCAATCACGACCAGGAGCTCCACTAACGTAAATCCAGTTCGAAAATTAGAAGGTCGCTTCATTGTAAAACCTTTCGATGAGAGTAGCTGCAAAGGACGGCCCAGCCCAAACGAATGGGCGCTGAGTGTTTAGAAAAAAATCTACGCAAGGTGAGTCGGCGTTTTGCACCCCCACTCCCCGTGCGAACTGACTTCCGTCCCAATCGCTTCTTGGGATAGGCGCACAACTGGAAATTTCTGGACACAATTCCACACAAAAACCCATAAATCTTCCACTGAGTGATTTCTGAAGCCCTAGAGGACCGCCTACACACCGGAAACAGACTGCCCATTCCCCCCAAACAACCGACTTAGCGATCGAAACAGGAATACCACTCACCGCTAAGCTCGCGTCTCACCTTGCACCTTGCTCAAAGCGACAGTTTGTGAAGCCACCGCATCTGCCACGATCAACTTCGGCGATACTCCGTCGGCGACAAGTTCATGATCCGGCGGAAACTGCGACTGAAGTGCGCGTGGTCATAGAAACCACAAGAGTGCGCGATTTCAGAAACCGTCTTGGGCGTCTCCCTCAACAACTTCGCCGCGTGTTCTACTCGGATGCGGACCAAGTACTGACGTGGCGATGCCCCGAATGCATGCCGGAACCGCCGTTCAAAGTGACTGACCGACAAACCCGCCATCTCGGCAAGTTGTTCAGTAGAAAGACTATCGGCAAAGTGCCGATGCAAATGCTCCATCACATTGGCGAACGCGTCGACGGTACCCGAAGGCGTTTGAATGCGTTCGATCTGTCGTGATATCCCCGAAACCCCAATCACTCGACCCTTGCGATCTCGAAGCGGAACCTTGCTGGTCATCACAAGCCGAGGCGAACCGGCATCTTCGGGGGCGCTTTCCACTCGATTGGAAATCGGTTCCCCCGAGTCCATCACAATGGCATCGTCGGCTCGATACTCGTCCGCACGTGACTTGGGAAAAAAGTCATAGTCCGTCTTTCCAATCGCTTCAGACTCAAACGCCACACCGCAATACTCGCACCCTCGACGGTTAAGCGCCATGAACCGCCCCTCGCGATCTTTGACGAAGAAGCTCAAGCCCGGCAGGTGATCGAATAAGGCGAAGACTTGGTCGCTGGGGCCCAGTTGAGCGAAAAACCTCTCCTTCATCCTGGTACTTTCCATGGCGTTATTTTACACAGGAATGGTTTTGCCGTGCAAGACACTCTGAACGGGCTTGCTAATATCAAATGCCGTATAAAGCCAAGCGTCACCGCATGCAACGAAAACACGCGAGACCAGCGACCCGCAATCTCGATGCAAGCATGCGACTGAAGTCCCCCAGCCTC
This genomic stretch from Neorhodopirellula lusitana harbors:
- a CDS encoding AraC family transcriptional regulator, producing the protein MESTRMKERFFAQLGPSDQVFALFDHLPGLSFFVKDREGRFMALNRRGCEYCGVAFESEAIGKTDYDFFPKSRADEYRADDAIVMDSGEPISNRVESAPEDAGSPRLVMTSKVPLRDRKGRVIGVSGISRQIERIQTPSGTVDAFANVMEHLHRHFADSLSTEQLAEMAGLSVSHFERRFRHAFGASPRQYLVRIRVEHAAKLLRETPKTVSEIAHSCGFYDHAHFSRSFRRIMNLSPTEYRRS
- a CDS encoding DUF1559 domain-containing protein, translated to MKRPSNFRTGFTLVELLVVIAIIGVLVGLLLPAVQAAREAARRMSCSNNFKQVGLSMHNYHSAYKQLPLHGGGTSAGANDNQKHNRNAPFCNRDSLSAMVGLMPFMEQQAIWEVISNPYENDGSAGLTYLIPGHPWNSEVADYPPMGPAPRHVQYDPWVTTFPGLRCPSDPGTGLPAMGRTNYASCMGDSLYAINNGIFDAKDNDVATSGGNWQGSREDARASNRGFFVAHKKMKFRDILDGLSNTIAMGEIATDLGDGDSRTIAQGSGKPSDGQMRDNPSYCIDQAGWIDPTRPTFWSVASTSTTYGRGYRWADFHDVYGMMQTVLPPNKPLCDAGNGETGNFPPSSRHQGGCHVLMGDGAVKFITDSIEAGNSRAGAVWLKGSDARSPGSASPYGLWGALGTRANAEVISEEF